One Pochonia chlamydosporia 170 chromosome 5, whole genome shotgun sequence DNA segment encodes these proteins:
- a CDS encoding PTH11-type GPCR (similar to Metarhizium robertsii ARSEF 23 XP_007822384.2) has translation MTYPGAAPPPPGFTPDLDNPDSMLRTVNYATQSLTLLFTTLFIVTRFYAKWKVLGGGVTMDDYATYSAYILMIGYCITSYFASAHGGGLNQWEVRKDDIQPFFQSCYAATLFYAPMALTVKLALLVIIIRVFGSVHKKTLIGVYVLVALLVIYYVSGFFIKLFICWPISAYWKGETEKCMNQSAIVASDAIISVISDLTILLLPLPLTWSLQLPKRKRLRVCGLLCAGGIATAFSIYRLAMIVHERESTNQTIVFMKVILSGNAEAGIGLICACLPAVNALYVQQTRGSSYFKHGDSNQQSQKRSQSQGGEIMMTRTFHVDSSSAHYDSQSVGNDESALVAKEQQVSLSHKSSQGSDSMC, from the exons ATGACTTATCCTGGAGCCGCTCCGCCGCCACCGGGCTTCACGCCTGATCTCGACAACCCGGATAGTATGCTGCGGACAGTCAACTATGCTACACAGTCATTGACGTTGCTGTTTACGAcgctcttcatcgtcacccGCTTCTACGCCAAATGGAAGGTTCTCGGCGGAGGCGTCACCATGGATGACT ATGCCACGTATTCAGCATAT ATCCTTATGATTGGGTACTGCATCACGTCCTACTTTG CTTCGGCACATGGCGGCGGTCTAAACCAGTGGGAAGTTCGCAAAGATGATATCCAGCCCTTCTTTCAG TCTTGCTATGCGGCGACTTTATTCTACGCGCCCATGGCCCTAACGGTCAAACTAGCactcctcgtcatcatcatcagggTCTTTGGCTCCGTACACAAAAAGACGTTGATCGGTGTCTACGTCTTGGTCGCCCTGCTCGTCATCTACTATGTATCCGGCTTCTTtatcaagctcttcatctGCTGGCCCATCTCCGCATACTGGAAAGGCGAGACAGAAAAGTGCATGAACCAAAGCGCCATTGTCGCCTCCGACGCCATCATCAGTGTCATCAGCGATTTGAcaatcctccttctcccactccCTCTTACATGGTCACTGCAGCtgccaaagagaaagagacTCCGTGTCTGTGGCCTTCTCTGTGCTGGTGGCATCGCCACAGCTTTCAGTATCTATCGTCTTGCAATGATTGTTCACGAACGCGAGAgcaccaaccagaccattgTGTTTATGAAGGTCATCCTTTCTGG CAATGCTGAGGCTGGAATCGGTCTCATCTGCGCCTGTCTACCCGCCGTCAACGCCCTCTACGTCCAACAAACTCGAGGCTCATCCTACTTCAAACACGGCGATTCCAACCAACAGAGCCAGAAGCGAAGTCAATCACAAGGCGGCGAGatcatgatgacgagaaCCTTCCACGTCGACAGCTCCTCTGCGCACTACGACTCTCAAAGCGTTGGAAACGATGAGTCGGCACTGGTCGCCAAGGAGCAGCAAGTTTCTCTAAGCCACAAGTCTAGTCAGGGATCCGACTCCATGTGCTAA
- a CDS encoding 12-oxophytodienoate reductase (similar to Coccidioides immitis RS XP_001247988.1), translated as MGELLNSHWESKLFQPLKIGNGKIELKHRVIHAPLTRNRGTPLSDSTPENPNRVWLPNEHVLEYYTQRATVGGLMISEGLPPSLEGNCMPGVPGLFIKEQAQEWKKVVDAVHAKGAYIYAQLWHSGRANIPQLTGTPIVAPSSVPWDDPNECFAYPPPHTSTQVKLAEFPPIELTKEHITRTIDDYCESARMAMEIGFDGVELHGGNGYLPEQFLSSNSNKRTDEYGGTPEKRCTFVIELMEKLAKVVGEENLAIRLSPFGLFNQARSQQRVETWSQLCRELKSRHPTLSYVSFIEPRYEQIFSEAEKQSFLDSWGLPDVDLSLFRTIWGDTPFFSAGGFDDKNSWGVVESGKYDGLLYGRYFISNPDLVTRLRDGLPLAAYDRSRFYGPFPEPTIGYTDYPVYQNRAK; from the exons ATGGGCGAACTACTCAACTCCCACTGGGAATCAAAGCTGTTCCAACCACTCAAGATTGGAAACGGCAAGATTGAGTTGAAGCATCGGGTTATTCACGCGCCACTGACCCGCAATCGCGGGACTCCCCTTTCCGATTCCACACCAGAGAATCCGAACCGAGTTTGGCTTCCCAACGAGCATGTCCTGGAGTATTATACTCAGCGTGCCACTGTTGGTGGGCTGATGATCTCCGAGGGTCTTCCCCCGTCACTCGAG GGAAATTGTATGCCCGGCGTCCCTGGCCTCTTCATCAAGGAACAAGCCCAAGAGTGGAAAAAGGTCGTTGATGCTGTCCACGCAAAAGGTGCCTACATCTACGCTCAGCTATGGCATTCTGGACGAGCAAATATCCCCCAGCTGACGGGCACGCCCATCGTGGCGCCGTCCAGTGTGCCTTGGGATGACCCGAATGAATGCTTTGCCTATCCTCCACCTCACACCTCGACTCAggtcaagctggctgaatTTCCACCCATTGAACTGACAAAGGAGCACATTACGAGGACCATCGACGACTACTGTGAGTCTGCAAGGATGGCAATGGAGATTGGCTTCGACGGTGTAGAGCTTCACGGTGGTAATGGGTATTTGCCAGAGCAGTTCCTcagctccaactccaacaagCGAACTGACGAATATGGCGGAACTCCCGAGAAGCGATGCACGTTTGTCATTGAattgatggagaagcttgccaaggTAGTAGGCGAGGAAAACCTAGCTATTCGACTCTCTCCCTTTGGACTATTCAACCAGGCTCGCAGCCAGCAGAGAGTCGAAACCTGGAGCCAACTCTGCCGGGAACTCAAGAGCCGTCACCCAACCCTTTCCTACGTCAGCTTCATTGAGCCGCGGTACGAGCAAATCTTCTCCGAGGCTGAGAAACAGAGCTTTCTCGATTCATGGGGCCTCCCGGACGTGGACCTGTCCCTGTTCCGGACCATCTGGGGAGATACCCCCTTCTTTTCTGCCGGTGGCTTTGACGACAAGAACTCGTGGGGGGTGGTGGAAAGCGGCAAGTACGACGGCTTGTTGTATGGACGGTACTTCATCAGCAATCCCGATCTCGTCACAAGACTGCGTGACGGCCTCCCCCTGGCTGCATACGACAGATCACGCTTCTATGGACCGTTCCCGGAGCCAACTATTGGGTATACCGACTATCCGGTCTATCAAAATCGGGCGAAGTAG